The Patescibacteria group bacterium nucleotide sequence CGCCGATCTTAGTGGGTTGGCTATTGGGGCCTAAGGCTTTGGGTGGTTTATTGGTCGGTTCGATTGTAACCGGTTTGTTTGTGGCAATTTCGATGACTTCTGGCGGTGGCGCTTGGGATAATGCCAAAAAATATATTGAAGAAGGTAAATATGGCGGTAAAGGTTCCCCTGCTCATGCGGCGGCCGTGACCGGCGATACTGTTGGCGATCCCTACAAAGATACGGCTGGGCCGGCGATTAATCCGATGATTAAAATTTTAAATATTGTCGCCTTATTGATAGTTGGATTATTATAAAAAAAGTAATAGCTGTTAGGTATTAGTTTATAGCTTCTAGGTTCCAGCTTCTAGTTTTTCTAGAACCTAATTATTTTTTGAATTTTGAACTTTTTTATGATACTTTTGGATTGGGACAATTGAAGTTCTAAAATTTTTGATACCAGGATTTAATTAATTTTTCGCTTAGGATTTATTTATGAAAAAATCAATTGATAGCTTAAAGGGAAAAACTGCCACAAAAACTACTCCAAAAAATAACAATAAAAAACCTAAATCTAAATCGCAAATCCTGACGAAAATAAAAAAGCAATCTGATCGGAAATTCAAGCTAAGTAAAAAACAGCTCTTGATGATAGGAATTATCACGACGGCGATTGCGGTTTTTTTGGTATATTGTTTAGTGCAGAGAATTGTGTTGGCTGATAAAATTTATCCTAATGTGTGGTTGGCTTCGAATAATGTTGGCGGGATGATTCTTAATGATGCTGAAAAAAATTTAGAAAATCAGTCTAACCAATATTTAAAAACCGCTAATTTAGAATTGAGAACCGATACGAAAACTTATCAATTAAAACCAAATGATTTGGGGGTAAAATATAATGCGGGTGCCATTCTTGATAAATTAATGTCAATTGGCCATAAACAAAATTTTATCGTTTCCGGCATCACGAGATTAGGATTGATTTTTAAACCTAAAAAAATGGCCGCAGATTTTTCTTGGGACCAAGAAACTTGGAAAAACAACTTAAATGAAATTGCCAAAGAAGTTGATATTCCATTTCAAAATGCGACTTTGAAATTTGAAGATGGCCAAATTGTCGAGGTGCCATCTTCAGCGGGCAAAAAAGTAGATCAGGTTAAATCTGAAAAAGATGTTAAAATTGCGATTGCAAATTTTAAAACTAATCCAATCCAATTTGATCAAGTTGTTTCTCTGCCCGAAATTGAAATTGGCGATACTGATTTCGCTAAGAAAGAAGCCCTTAGTATGATCGCTTCGGGCTTGTTGGTTATTTACAAAGATCAAGAATTTCAATTAGAAACGGATAAAATTGCGTCTTGGATTAATTTTAAAGTTATCCCTTCATCTAAGGTTTTAGGGGAGAGTACAGGTACTGCTAATGCCAATAGCGATCAAAATAAAATTAGCGAGGAATCCAAAAAGATTCTTCAAGCGCAATTAGACGAAACAAAAATTAATGATTATATTGCCCAATTAGCTTTAAAAATTGATGTTGCCGCGCAAGACGCAGGCGTGTCTTTCGCAAATGGTCGGCCAACTGTGACCAAGCCATCCGTGGTTGGCAGGGCAATTGATCGAAAACAACTTTATACTGATTTGGTTGATGCGATTAAAAATGATGATTATAAAAAAGTTAAGATTAAAATTGTCACTACTTTGCCCAAGGTTCGAGAAGATAATTTATTGGGTTTGGGTTTGGTGGAGTTGATAGCAGAGGGCATTTCTTCGTTTGGCGGGTCGCCGCGGAATCGAATTCATAATATTAAAACTGGGGCGGCAAAATTTAACGGTGTTTTAATCTCACCCGGCGAAGAATTTTCTTTTAACGAGCATTTAGGGTCAGTTAATGCTTCAACTGGTTTTTTGCCGGAATTAGTCATCAAGGAAAATAAAACTATTCCGGAGTATGGTGGTGGTTTATGTCAAGTTTCAACGACGGCTTTTCGAGCCGCACTCTTGGCTGGTTTTACAATTTTGGAGCGCAAAGAGCATGCTTATCGGGTTAAATATTACGAGTGGCCATACGGGCCAGGCGTTGATGCGACGATTTACCCGCCCCATCCTGATTTAAAATTTAAAAACGATACTGATTATTATGTTTTAATCCAAACCAAAACCGTAGGTACGAAAATAATTTTTGATTTTTACAGCACTAAAGCTGGCCGTTTCGCGGTGATTAACAAACCAAAGGTGTTATGGTCAAAGCCGGACGGATCAATGGGAGCGCTTTTTACTCGTGATGTTTTTCAAAATGGTAAATTAGTCAGATCCGATGTTTTTAAAACTTTATATAAATCACCATCCCTATATCCTCGTCCCGTGGTTGAAACCGGTGCCCCAGTCCAACAGTAATATTTACAAGGACACATATGTCGAAAATTAATCCGGAAATTTTTAAAGCCTATGATATTCGTGGCACTTATCCAGATCAAGTTAATGAAGAAACCGCGTATGCGATAGGTTTTGCTTTGGGGCAAAAAAACAAAAAAGAGATCGTGGTTGGCCGTGATATGCGTGCTTCGTCTGAACCATTATTTCAATCTTTAGCGCAAGGAGTGACTAAAGCCGGCGGTTCGGTGATTTTTTTAGGCGCAGTAACGACGCCGATGTTAAATTTTGCCGTAGCTAAGAAAAATTATCGATTGGGAGTGATGATTACTGCCAGCCATAATCCCGGCCATTATAACGGTTTTAAAATTATTGGGCCTAGGGCGGTTCAATTTAGCAATCTGAGCGGTTTGGCTGAAATCAAAAATCAGGTTCAGATAATTCAAAATCAAGCCGATTTTTCAGCATCACCAAACATAAAGGCACAAATTACTAATTTTGATATTTTACCTGAATATTTGGAGCATTTGGAAAAAATTATTGGCACCATCAAGCCTTTAAAAATCGTCGCCGATGCCGGCAATGGCATGGCTAAAATTTCCGCTGAGCCATTATTTGAAAAGTTAAGCTTAAAAGTTATCAAATTATATTTTGAACCTGATGCAAATTTTCCGCACCATGACCCAAATCCGGTCGTTGAAGAAAATTTAACTGATTTAAAGGCTAAGGTTTTAGAAAATAAGGCTGATTTGGGAGTTGCTTTTGACGGCGATGCGGATCGGGCGATTTTGATTGATGAAAAAGGACAAGTCGTCCCGGCAGCATTATTGCTTTGCGCAATTGCAACTCAGGAATTAAAAAATAAACACGGTCAAAAAGTGTATTATGATTTGCGTTTTTCCAAAGCGGTGCCAAAAATGATCAAAAAAGCGGGCGGTGAGCCAGTTCGGATGCGAATTGGCAACCCTTTTTATAAGGAAAAAATAATTTTAGAAGGCGGTTTGATGGGTGCGGAATATTCTGGGCATTTTATGTATTCGGAAAATTTTGGGCTTGATGATGGTTTGTTTTCTATCGTCAAAATAATATATTGGCTTTCTGAAACTGGAAAATCTTTATCAGAATTTGTCGCACCATTTGTAAGTCCATATTTTCAAACCGGGGAAATCAATTTAGAAGTGGCGGAGGCTGGCGAGATTATGAATAAACTTGAGAAAAAATATACTGATCTTGGCGCGAAAATTGATAAATTGGATGGCTTAACTTGCGATATGGGCGATTGGTGGTTTAATTTAAGGGCTTCAAACACTGAACCGGTGGTAAGATTAAATATTGAAGCTGGTTCTGAAAAAATATTAAATGAAAAAAAGACGGAGTTAATCAAAGAAATTTCCCCAAAGGAAAATTTTTAATTCTAATTTAAAAAAGTTTTTCATTTATTGCCCAATAATATTAGTTATTGATCCGCCTTGGCTCGCAAGGCGAGATAGGTTAGGTCAATTAGAGCAATTAGAAATTAATAATTAGTACTTCAGGCCCATTTTCTCTTTAACTTCTTCGAGAGTGGCTTGAGCTTGAGGTTTTAATTTTTCTGCGCCTTCGGTTAATATCTTCTTAATCGCGTCTGGATTTTTGGCTAATTCAGCGCGCTTTTTTTGTATTGGTTCAAGCTCGCGAATAATTGCTTCGGCTAAGACGGGTTTCAATTCTGAATATTTGATCGTGCCATCTTGGCGTTGTTTTCGAAATTTATCAGCTGTTTCTGGTCCGGCAAAAACCTCTAACAAATTAAATAAATTTTGCGACGCAGATGAAACTTCTTTTTCTGTTCCTGTATCTGTGACCGCAGCACCAACCTTGTCCTGAATTGTCTTGGGTGAATCTGACAGGGCAATAAAAGTCTCGGGCGAATTAGATTTTGACATTTTGCTATTGCCATCAAGTCCTAAGATTCGCGGAGCCTTAGATAAAATTGGTTTAGGCTCAGGAAAGGTCTCACCCTCGCCGTTAGCGGGGCAAGCAAATTTTTTATTAAATTGTCTCGCAATTTCTCTGGTTAATTCTAAGTGTTGGACCTGGTCTTCGCCCACTGGCACTTCCTCAGCTTTATAAATTAAGATATCAGCAGCCATTAAAATCGGATAGTTTAAAAGTCCAGCATCAATTTCGTGGCTTTTGGCAGATTTTTCTTTAAATTGGGTCATCCGTTGTAATTCGCCCAAAGGCGTAATTGTGCCCAATAACCAAGCTAATTCGGTGTGTTCAGGCCGGTCTGACTGGACAAAGAGGGTGGATTTTTCTGGATCAATGCCACAAGCCAAAAAATCTAAAGCCGCCTCAAAAATTCTTTGCGGCATAATATCTACTGGATATTCTTGAGTGATGGCATGCAAATCAACAATCGAAAAAATACACTCATGATCTGCTTGGAGTTGAGCGAATTGTTTTAAGGCACCAATGTAATTTCCGATCGTGAGGGTGCCTGAAGGTTGGATGCCAGAAAAAACTTTTTTCATAATTATTTTTACATTATCAAATTCTTTTCATTTTCGCAAATTTTTTCCTTGATCATAATTCATAATTCTTAATTCGTGCTTCGTAATTCAAGTCTGTTATAATATAGCCAATGAAAAATAAATTCACGCCAGCACAAATTGAAAAGGCAATTTTTGCCACCCTGGCTTATTTTGATTTGTTAAACCGACCTTTAACATCGGGTGAAATTTGGCAATTTTTATATCAGACTGAAGCTACCAAAGCAGAAGTTGAAAAAACTCTTCAAAATAGCCTTAAATTACAGAAA carries:
- a CDS encoding VanW family protein, coding for MKKSIDSLKGKTATKTTPKNNNKKPKSKSQILTKIKKQSDRKFKLSKKQLLMIGIITTAIAVFLVYCLVQRIVLADKIYPNVWLASNNVGGMILNDAEKNLENQSNQYLKTANLELRTDTKTYQLKPNDLGVKYNAGAILDKLMSIGHKQNFIVSGITRLGLIFKPKKMAADFSWDQETWKNNLNEIAKEVDIPFQNATLKFEDGQIVEVPSSAGKKVDQVKSEKDVKIAIANFKTNPIQFDQVVSLPEIEIGDTDFAKKEALSMIASGLLVIYKDQEFQLETDKIASWINFKVIPSSKVLGESTGTANANSDQNKISEESKKILQAQLDETKINDYIAQLALKIDVAAQDAGVSFANGRPTVTKPSVVGRAIDRKQLYTDLVDAIKNDDYKKVKIKIVTTLPKVREDNLLGLGLVELIAEGISSFGGSPRNRIHNIKTGAAKFNGVLISPGEEFSFNEHLGSVNASTGFLPELVIKENKTIPEYGGGLCQVSTTAFRAALLAGFTILERKEHAYRVKYYEWPYGPGVDATIYPPHPDLKFKNDTDYYVLIQTKTVGTKIIFDFYSTKAGRFAVINKPKVLWSKPDGSMGALFTRDVFQNGKLVRSDVFKTLYKSPSLYPRPVVETGAPVQQ
- a CDS encoding phosphomannomutase/phosphoglucomutase — protein: MSKINPEIFKAYDIRGTYPDQVNEETAYAIGFALGQKNKKEIVVGRDMRASSEPLFQSLAQGVTKAGGSVIFLGAVTTPMLNFAVAKKNYRLGVMITASHNPGHYNGFKIIGPRAVQFSNLSGLAEIKNQVQIIQNQADFSASPNIKAQITNFDILPEYLEHLEKIIGTIKPLKIVADAGNGMAKISAEPLFEKLSLKVIKLYFEPDANFPHHDPNPVVEENLTDLKAKVLENKADLGVAFDGDADRAILIDEKGQVVPAALLLCAIATQELKNKHGQKVYYDLRFSKAVPKMIKKAGGEPVRMRIGNPFYKEKIILEGGLMGAEYSGHFMYSENFGLDDGLFSIVKIIYWLSETGKSLSEFVAPFVSPYFQTGEINLEVAEAGEIMNKLEKKYTDLGAKIDKLDGLTCDMGDWWFNLRASNTEPVVRLNIEAGSEKILNEKKTELIKEISPKENF
- the trpS gene encoding tryptophan--tRNA ligase, producing the protein MKKVFSGIQPSGTLTIGNYIGALKQFAQLQADHECIFSIVDLHAITQEYPVDIMPQRIFEAALDFLACGIDPEKSTLFVQSDRPEHTELAWLLGTITPLGELQRMTQFKEKSAKSHEIDAGLLNYPILMAADILIYKAEEVPVGEDQVQHLELTREIARQFNKKFACPANGEGETFPEPKPILSKAPRILGLDGNSKMSKSNSPETFIALSDSPKTIQDKVGAAVTDTGTEKEVSSASQNLFNLLEVFAGPETADKFRKQRQDGTIKYSELKPVLAEAIIRELEPIQKKRAELAKNPDAIKKILTEGAEKLKPQAQATLEEVKEKMGLKY